The nucleotide window GTGGGGTGCAGGCCCAGAGGGCGAGAAGGCTTATGCCTAGGGCTACCGACCAAGCTTTTTTCATAACACCTCCTTGCTTAGGCAGGGTGAGTATACACGGCTAGGCTTAGATGCGTCAAGGGAAACGGATATTCCCGGAAAATGGGGTTGTGTATACTTATGCAAGCCCCCTCGAGGGGGTAGACTAGGGGTTGGCATGAAGATCGTCTTAGCATACTCCGGCGGGCTGGATACCAGCATCATCCTCAAGTGGCTTAAGGAGACCTACGGGGCCGAGGTCATCGCCTTCACCGCGGACATCGGCCAGGGGGAAGAGGTGGAGGAGGCCCGGGAAAAGGCCCTAAGGACTGGGGCCTCCAAGGCCATGGCCTTGGACCTGAAAGAGGAGTTCGTGCGGGACTTCGTCTTCCCCATGTTCCGCGCGGGGGCGGTGTACGAGGGGTATTACCTCCTGGGTACCGCCATCGCCAGGCCCTTGATCGCCAAGTATCTGGTGAAGATCGCCGAGGAGGAGGGGGCGGAGGCCATCGCCCACGGGGCCACGGGCAAGGGAAACGACCAGGTGCGCTTTGAGCTTACCGCCTACGCCCTGAAGCCCGATATCCGGGTCATTGCCCCCTGGCGGGAGTGGCACTTTAAGGGCCGGCAGGAGATGATGGCCTACGCCGAGGCCCACGGCATCCCTGTCCCCGTGACCCAGGAAAAACCTTACTCCATGGACGCCAACCTTCTGCATATTTCCTACGAAGGGGGGGTCCTCGAGGACCCCTGGGCGGAGCCCCCCAAGGGGATGTTCCGCCTGACCAGAGACCCCGAGGAGGCCCCCGACGCCCCGGAATACGTGGAGATCGCCTTTGAAAGGGGCGACCCGGTGGCGGTGAACGGGGAGGGGCTTTCCCCGGCGGCGCTTCTCGCCCGCCTCAACGAGATCGGCGGCCGGCACGGGGTGGGTCGGGTGGACCTGGTGGAAAACCGCTTCGTGGGCATGAAGTCCCGGGGGGTCTACGAAACCCCCGGGGGAACCCTCCTCTACCACGCCCGGCGGGCGGTGGAAAGCCTCACCCTGGACCGGGAGGTGCTGCACCAGAGGGACACCCTGGCCCCCAAGTATGCGGAACTGGTCTACTACGGCTTCTGGTACGCCCCGGAGCGGGAGGCCCTGCAGGCCTACTTTGACCACGTGGCCCAGGCGGTCACCGGGGTGGCCCGGCTGAAGCTTTACAAGGGGAATGTCTACGTGGTGGGGAGGAAGGCTCCCAAAAGCCTCTACCAAAAGGACCTGGTCTCCTTTGACGAGCTTGGGGCCTACCACCAGAAGGACGCCGAGGGCTTCATCAAGATCCAGGCCCTAAGGCTTCGGGTTAGGGCCTTGGTGGGTCAGCCCGAAGGCTATCTTGAAGGGAAGGGCCATGGGGCATAGGACCTGGGGGGGTCGTTTCGGGGAGGGTCCAAGCGGCCTTGCCGCCCGCTTCAACGCCTCCCTCCCCTTTGACCGGGCCCTTTGGCGGGAGGACCTCTGGCAGAACCGGGTGCACGCCCGCATGCTCCATGGGGTGGGGCTTCTAAGCGGGGAGGAGCTGGAGGCCATCCTCAAGGGCCTGGACCAGATAGAGAAGGAGATAGAGGCCGGCACCTTCCCCTGGCGGGAGGAGCTGGAGGACGTGCACATGAACCTGGAGGCCCGCCTCATAGAGCTCATCGGCCCTCCTGGGGGTAAGCTGCACACGGCCAGGAGCCGCAACGACCAGGTGGCCACGGACTTAAGGCTCTTCCTCAGGGGGGCCATAGACGAGCTTCTGGGCCTCCTCCTGGAACTCCGCCAGGTCTTGGTGAAGGAGGCGGAAAGGCACCTGGAGCCCCTTTATCTCCTTCCCGGCTACACCCACCTGCAGCGGGCCCAGCCCATCCTGCTTTCCCACTGGTTTTTGGCCTACTACGAGATGCTCCTAAGGGACGCCGGGCGCCTGGAGGATGCCAAAAAGCGCCTCAACCATAGCCCCTTAGGGGCT belongs to Thermus albus and includes:
- a CDS encoding argininosuccinate synthase, which gives rise to MKIVLAYSGGLDTSIILKWLKETYGAEVIAFTADIGQGEEVEEAREKALRTGASKAMALDLKEEFVRDFVFPMFRAGAVYEGYYLLGTAIARPLIAKYLVKIAEEEGAEAIAHGATGKGNDQVRFELTAYALKPDIRVIAPWREWHFKGRQEMMAYAEAHGIPVPVTQEKPYSMDANLLHISYEGGVLEDPWAEPPKGMFRLTRDPEEAPDAPEYVEIAFERGDPVAVNGEGLSPAALLARLNEIGGRHGVGRVDLVENRFVGMKSRGVYETPGGTLLYHARRAVESLTLDREVLHQRDTLAPKYAELVYYGFWYAPEREALQAYFDHVAQAVTGVARLKLYKGNVYVVGRKAPKSLYQKDLVSFDELGAYHQKDAEGFIKIQALRLRVRALVGQPEGYLEGKGHGA